Proteins encoded within one genomic window of Mycolicibacterium aubagnense:
- a CDS encoding MbtH family protein — protein sequence MSTNPFDDDNGSFFVLINDEEQHSLWPTFADVPAGWRVVFGEADRASCLEYIEREWTDIRPKSLRDRLAVGQRL from the coding sequence ATGAGCACCAACCCGTTCGATGACGACAATGGTTCTTTCTTCGTGCTGATCAACGACGAAGAGCAGCACAGCCTGTGGCCGACGTTTGCTGACGTTCCGGCGGGCTGGCGGGTCGTCTTTGGCGAGGCGGACCGTGCCTCGTGCCTGGAGTACATCGAGCGGGAATGGACGGACATCCGGCCGAAGAGCTTGCGGGACCGACTGGCGGTGGGGCAGCGGCTCTGA
- the recR gene encoding recombination mediator RecR: protein MFEGPVQDLIDELGKLPGIGPKSAQRIAFHLLSVEPPDIDRLTAVLNRVRDGVKFCAVCGNVSDDDRCRICSDPRRDGSLVCVVEEPKDVQAVERTREFRGRYHVLGGALDPLSGVGPEQLRIRELLNRIGQRVDGVDIVEVIIATDPNTEGEATATYLVRMLRDIPGLTVTRIASGLPMGGDLEFADELTLGRALAGRRAMV, encoded by the coding sequence GTGTTTGAAGGACCAGTACAGGATTTGATCGACGAGCTCGGCAAGCTGCCGGGTATCGGGCCGAAGAGTGCCCAGCGCATCGCGTTCCACCTGTTGTCGGTGGAGCCGCCGGACATCGACCGGCTGACCGCGGTGCTGAACCGGGTGCGCGACGGCGTCAAGTTCTGTGCGGTGTGCGGCAATGTGTCCGACGACGACCGGTGCCGCATCTGCAGCGACCCGCGCCGCGACGGCTCGCTGGTGTGTGTGGTCGAGGAGCCCAAAGACGTCCAGGCGGTGGAGCGCACGCGCGAATTCCGCGGGCGCTACCACGTCCTGGGTGGGGCGCTCGATCCGCTGTCCGGCGTCGGGCCGGAGCAATTGCGAATTCGTGAGCTGCTCAACAGGATTGGGCAGCGGGTCGACGGCGTGGACATCGTCGAGGTGATCATCGCGACCGACCCCAACACCGAGGGCGAGGCCACTGCCACGTACCTGGTGCGCATGCTGCGGGACATCCCGGGGCTGACGGTGACGCGCATCGCGTCGGGTCTGCCGATGGGTGGCGACCTGGAATTCGCCGATGAGCTGACGCTGGGCCGGGCCCTCGCCGGCCGCCGTGCCATGGTCTGA
- a CDS encoding YbaB/EbfC family nucleoid-associated protein, with protein MQPGGQPDMSALLAQAQQMQQQLMAAQESLASSSVVGQAGGGLVKVTMMGSGEITALTIDPKVVDPNDIETLQDLVVGALSDASEQVTLMAQQRLGPLAGGMQGTGLPGF; from the coding sequence ATGCAACCCGGTGGCCAGCCCGATATGTCCGCGCTGCTCGCTCAGGCGCAGCAGATGCAGCAGCAGCTCATGGCTGCGCAGGAGTCCCTGGCCAGCTCGTCGGTGGTCGGTCAGGCCGGCGGTGGGCTGGTCAAGGTCACCATGATGGGCAGCGGCGAGATCACCGCGCTGACCATCGACCCCAAGGTCGTCGACCCGAATGACATCGAGACGCTGCAGGACCTCGTCGTGGGTGCCCTGAGCGACGCCTCCGAGCAGGTGACCTTGATGGCGCAGCAGCGCCTCGGCCCGCTGGCCGGCGGCATGCAGGGCACGGGCCTGCCCGGGTTCTGA
- a CDS encoding SRPBCC family protein produces MGQVSASSTVLILAEPEKVLEAVADYQTVRPKILSSNYSGYQVLEGGQGAGTVATWKLQATKKRSREVKATVDVAGKSVIEKDANSSMVTTWTVAPAGTGSTVTVKTAWQGAGGIGGFFEKTFAPLGLRKIQDEVLGNLKKVVEG; encoded by the coding sequence ATGGGACAGGTCAGTGCGTCCAGCACCGTGTTGATTCTCGCCGAGCCGGAGAAGGTGCTCGAGGCGGTCGCCGACTACCAGACCGTGCGCCCGAAGATCCTCTCGTCGAACTACAGCGGCTACCAGGTGCTCGAAGGCGGACAGGGTGCCGGCACCGTCGCGACGTGGAAACTGCAGGCCACCAAGAAGCGCTCGCGTGAGGTCAAGGCCACGGTCGACGTCGCAGGCAAGAGCGTCATCGAGAAGGACGCCAACTCGTCGATGGTGACCACCTGGACCGTTGCCCCGGCCGGCACCGGTTCGACCGTCACCGTCAAGACCGCGTGGCAGGGTGCCGGTGGCATCGGCGGCTTCTTCGAGAAGACCTTCGCGCCGCTGGGTCTGCGCAAGATTCAGGACGAGGTGCTGGGCAACCTTAAGAAGGTTGTCGAGGGCTAA